One window from the genome of Lathamus discolor isolate bLatDis1 chromosome 24, bLatDis1.hap1, whole genome shotgun sequence encodes:
- the LOC136004137 gene encoding uncharacterized protein LOC136004137, whose translation MHYYGERYKHLYLPGSGYFTESIQQCTPQKDVCSTTCHPVSVIKSPMPRWQSYTQPFTYVCPQSSVTQTPLLSCPPYVQQCVLMYPEPCETTRLLPCRKPSVRLSTTPCFQPCETIHTEKTRVAKSLPPCAPRCPEPRKLRFPPCGIKYSSSCKNECRSQKISKCSSQRYGTELRSLQGMTSGYSPPLRGVTECPPQQCVTESFMQECVSGFPQQKCMKGYPTQECVTTYSSQQQVTKSVPQPNVPKCSPGEGIKECSSQQQTGKCLLLQEGTKHKSSSTQHLSKSKCLYPRTTHHSTHHHSGGVKRSGHSKKSRCGPKCLW comes from the coding sequence ATGCACTACTATGGGGAGCGGTACAAACATCTGTACCTGCCAGGATCGGGCTATTTCACTGAAAGCATCCAGCAGTGCACACCCCAGAAAGATGTATGCAGCACCACGTGCCACCCAGTCAGTGTGATCAAGAGCCCGATGCCAAGATGGCAAAGCTACACTCAGCCTTTCACTTATGTGTGCCCACAGTCAAGTGTGACCCAGACACCTCTGCTGTCTTGTCCACCCTATGTACAGCAATGTGTCCTGATGTACCCCGAGCCTTGTGAGACCACTCGCCTTCTGCCCTGCAGGAAGCCCAGTGTGCGGCTGAGCACAACACCATGTTTCCAGCCCTGTGAGACCATCCACACTGAGAAAACACGTGTGGCCAAGAGCCTTCCACCATGCGCACCCAGGTGCCCAGAGCCACGCAAACTCAGGTTCCCACCATGTGGGATCAAGTACTCATCCTCATGCAAGAATGAATGCCGGTCGCAGAAGATATCCAAGTGCTCATCACAGCGATATGGCACAGAGCTCCGGTCCCTGCAGGGAATGACCAGTGGGTATTCCCCACCGCTCCGTGGCGTCACCGAGTGCCCCCCGCAGCAGTGCGTAACAGAGTCTTTCATGCAAGAGTGCGTGAGCGGGTTCCCCCAGCAGAAGTGCATGAAGGGTTACCCAACACAGGAGTGCGTCACCACCTACTCCTCCCAGCAGCAAGTAACCAAGTCCGTGCCACAGCCAAACGTGCCCAAATGCTCCCCTGGAGAGGGAATAAAGGAGTGCTCCTCACAGCAACAAACAGGCAAAtgcttgctgctgcaggagggaacCAAGCACAAGAGCTCATCCACACAACACCTAAGCAAGTCCAAGTGCCTCTACCCACGGACCACCCACCACTCAACGCACCATCACTCAGGGGGTGTGAAACGTTCAGGCCACTCCAAGAAGAGTCGTTGTGGTCCAAAATGTCTGTGGTAA
- the LOC136003990 gene encoding uncharacterized protein LOC136003990 translates to MSLNQMQIKQEILLPPGLSKTIPKHSQDPVPCTDPVPHPQQEPEVQVPTPCPEPVPVKVVPEKAVPLPAPVVEPSKGETPVVVIPKSPLQEQQQQQQCKLPPTFPPVLHPEPVPHHEEKSECKELPVPAPVSGCKPTPHVLEKQECKEIPVPVPVSHPEPAPYPQEKQECKEIPVSIPAQCPEPAPHLQEKQECKEIPVPTPHLPEKQEHRETPVPIPVPCPEPTPCAQEKQQHKEIPVPIPVPHPEPAPCPQEKQECKEIPVPIPAPCPEPAPHPQEKQECKEIPVPTPHPPEKQEHKETPVSIPAPCSDSGKSSHPEKYLPIEQQQVKQPNQWPPMQK, encoded by the coding sequence ATGTCTTTGAATCAAATGCAAATCAAGCAGGAAATCCTGCTCCCACCTGGCCTGAGCAAGACAATTCCAAAACACAGTCAAGACCCTGTGCCATGCACTGATCCAGTCCCACATCCACAGCAAGAACCTGAAGTCCAAGTCCCAACACCTTGCCCAGAGCCAGTTCCAGTAAAAGTGGTACCAGAAAAAGCAGTGCCATTGCCAGCACCAGTGGTGGAACCGAGCAAGGGAGAAACACCAGTGGTCGTAATACCCAAGAGTCCACTCCAggagcaacagcagcaacagcaatgcAAGCTACCACCGACTTTCCCACCTGTATTGCACCCTGAGCCTGTTCCACACCATGAAGAGAAATCAGAGTGCAAAGAGCTACCTGTACCAGCCCCTGTTTCTGGCTGTAAACCAACTCCACATGTTCTGGAGAAGCAGGAGTGCAAGGAGATCCCTGTGCCTGTTCCTGTTTCACACCCTGAACCTGCACCATATCCCCAAGAGAAGCAGGAATGCAAGGAGATCCCAGTGTCAATCCCTGCTCAATGCCCTGAACCTGCACCGCATCTCCAGGAGAAGCAGGAGTGCAAGGAGATCCCTGTGCCCACCCCACACCTTCCAGAGAAACAGGAGCACAGGGAGACCCCTGTGCCAATCCCCGTTCCCTGCCCTGAACCCACACCATGTGCTcaagaaaagcaacagcacaAGGAGATCCCTGTGCCAATCCCTGTTCCACACCCTGAACCTGCACCGTGTCCTCAGGAGAAGCAGGAATGCAAGGAAATCCCAGTGCCAATCCCTGCTCCATGTCCTGAACCTGCACCACACCCCCAGGAGAAGCAGGAGTGCAAGGAGATCCCTGTGCCCACCCCACACCCTCCAGAGAAGCAGGAGCACAAGGAGACTCCTGTGTCaatccctgctccctgctctgaTTCAGGGAAGTCCTCCCATCCAGAGAAGTATCTTCCcattgagcagcagcaggtgaaGCAGCCCAACCAGTGGCCACCCATGCAGAAGTAA
- the LOC136004164 gene encoding keratin-associated protein 10-5-like — protein MSCYLHQCLPPVYQNSIPIKCSPVYTARHLPVPTWHSTLCTPQYVTPCIPRQRIMSSSFSHQQSVTKCVPRLQYQTKCVPQQQCVTQHIQEQPCVTRCVTTCMPQQQCATEGMLQQPRVTKCVPHQQCATEAVPQQCATKCVTAYAPQQQCETRCVTTCMPQQPYLTKAIPQQQCATKCIPQQCVTTYTPQQPCATRCVTTCIPQQRATKWVSHRFVTSSAPQQCATTYVPQQRATRCVTKCVPQQCDTDCATICIPQQDATKCVPQQQCATKCVRQRQCATKCVPQQQCATKCVRQQQCATKCVPQQQCATKCVPQQQCATKCVRQQQCDTKCVPQQQCATKCVPQQQCATQCVTQQCATKCVPQQQCATKCVPQQQCATQCVTQQCATKCVPQQQCATQCVTQQCATKCVPQQQCATQCVIQQCATKCVPQQQRQSGGVKISSHSKKYCSASKWPW, from the coding sequence ATGTCGTGCTACCTACACCAGTGCCTCCCTCCAGTCTACCAGAACTCCATCCCCATCAAGTGCTCACCAGTATATACTGCCAGACATCTGCCAGTGCCTACCTGGCACTCGACACTATGCACACCACAGTATGTGACCCCCTGCATCCCCCGGCAGCGGATCATGTCCTCCAGCTTCTCCCACCAGCAGAGTGTGACCAAGTGTGTGCCACGGCTGCAGTATCAGACCAAGTGtgtgccacagcagcagtgtgtgaCCCAACACATCCAAGAGCAGCCATGTGTAACTCGGTGTGTGACAACCTGCatgccacagcagcagtgtgcaaCTGAGGGCATGCTGCAGCAGCCTAGAGTGACCAAGTGTGTGCCACATCAGCAGTGTGCAACTGAGGCTGTGCCACAGCAGTGTGCAACCAAGTGTGTGACCGCCTATGCCCCCCAGCAGCAGTGTGAGACCAGATGTGTGACCACGTGTATGCCACAGCAGCCGTACCTGACCAAGGCCATCCCGCAGCAGCAGTGTGCAACCAAGTGCATCCCACAGCAGTGTGTGACAACATACACCCCGCAGCAGCCGTGCGCAACCAGGTGTGTGACCACGTGCATCCCACAGCAGCGTGCAACCAAATGGGTCTCGCATCGCTTTGTGACCTCTTCTGCCCCGCAGCAGTGTGCCACCACGTACGTCCCACAGCAGCGCGCAACCAGGTGTGTGACCAAGTGTGTCCCGCAGCAGTGCGACACCGACTGTGCTACCATTTGTATCCCACAGCAGGATGCCACCAAGTGTgtcccacagcagcagtgtgccACCAAGTGTGTGCGACAGCGGCAGTGTGCCACTAAGTGTGTCCCGCAGCAGCAGTGTGCCACCAAGTGTGTGCGACAGCAGCAGTGTGCCACCAAATGCgtgccacagcagcagtgtgccACCAAATGtgtgccacagcagcagtgtgccACCAAGTGTGTGCGACAGCAGCAGTGTGACACCAAATGtgtgccacagcagcagtgtgccACCAAATGCgtgccacagcagcagtgtgccACCCAGTGTGTTACACAGCAATGTGCCACCAAGTGTGTGCCACAGCAGCAATGTGCCACCAAATGtgtgccacagcagcagtgtgccACCCAGTGTGTTACACAGCAATGTGCCACCAAATGtgtgccacagcagcagtgtgccACCCAGTGTGTTACACAGCAATGTGCCACCAAATGtgtgccacagcagcagtgtgccACCCAGTGTGTTATACAGCAATGTGCCACCAAGTGTGTCCCACAGCAGCAGCGTCAGTCGGGTGGAGTGAAAATTTCAAGCCACTCTAAAAAGTACTGCTCTGCCTCCAAATGGCCCTGGtaa